Proteins from a single region of Juglans microcarpa x Juglans regia isolate MS1-56 chromosome 5S, Jm3101_v1.0, whole genome shotgun sequence:
- the LOC121267088 gene encoding putative F-box/LRR-repeat protein 23, which yields MNLEMRDSSMYASIFMSSYSCSFISSPSSCHFNKPSQVRCLRLVGCHNISVEGLSEVAAKLPLLEDLEISNGPVSKEPLEAVGRCSPLLKSLKFNSHGYRRPRIECDEEAIAIAENMSELRHLQLFGNKLTNDGLKAILDGCHHLESLDLRQCFNVTLTGNLERCA from the coding sequence ATGAATTTGGAGATGCGGGATTCTTCCATGTATGCTTCTATTTTCATGTCATCTTATAGTTGCTCCTTCATTTCGTCACCATCTTCATGTCATTTTAACAAACCAAGTCAGGTCAGATGTCTTCGACTCGTAGGTTGCCATAACATTTCAGTGGAGGGATTAAGTGAAGTGGCTGCAAAACTTCCATTGTTGGAGGACCTTGAGATTTCAAACGGTCCGGTGTCAAAAGAACCTCTGGAAGCTGTTGGCCGTTGTTCTCCTCTCTTGAAGTCACTCAAATTCAACAGCCATGGCTACAGAAGACCTCGCATTGAGTGTGATGAGGAGGCAATTGCTATTGCAGAGAACATGAGTGAATTACGCCACCTTCAGCTTTTTGGAAATAAGCTGACTAATGATGGCTTGAAGGCAATACTTGATGGTTGTCATCACCTTGAGTCGCTTGACCTACGACAATGCTTCAATGTCACTCTAACTGGAAATTTGGAAAGATGTGCCTAG
- the LOC121266752 gene encoding transcription factor GTE12-like isoform X1, whose protein sequence is MIATETLVSSNKSGVQVSRKRKQTTSDKPSCKPGQPVPFTVEGTQSSTSDGRKKLEKRQRMDPSVTSRCSMILKTLMTHPVGWVFNQPVDPVALNIPDYLSIISNPMDLGTVKSKLEHNMYFSTEEFAADIRLTFSNAMLYNPADNSVYKMAVKLNKIFEKRWDPLELTKTGHNCTRKSSGEDFQNGIDSHRRNACGSANAKFPLIAHKCSGCGSIICHCSLPCDLTHASSSDLSSERSLDRDHHVCSVDVSRQDCQEKRTSVSQVSKSDVDSDGTVSALDYENACHISQSTVPSTDAVPKGEGYPPIVDVQLSPKKALRVAMMKSRFAETILKAQQKTQLDQGNKADLLRILQEKERLGRRQQEEIGVIKAQIRAAETVTRIKEESLKQQWEREREAMRAALQKMKKTVDFGDSLWTQKEFDALIGSSAPHHGSLVRQ, encoded by the exons ATGATTGCGACTGAAACTCTTGTATCAAGCAATAAGTCCGGGGTCCAAGTCTccaggaaaagaaaacaaaccacTTCTGACAAGCCATCATGTAAGCCAGGGCAACCGGTACCATTTACTGTTGAAGGGACTCAAAGCAGTACTTCTGATGGCAGAAAGAAGTTGGAGAAGAGGCAACGGATGGATCCTAGTGTGACTTCACGCTGTTCAATGATTCTGAAGACACTGATGACTCATCCAGTTGGTTGGGTTTTCAACCAACCAGTGGATCCTGTGGCGTTAAACATTCCAGATTATCTTTCGATTATATCTAATCCCATGGATCTGGGAACAGTAAAGTCCAAACTGGAGCACAACATGTATTTTAGCACTGAAGAGTTTGCAGCTGACATTAGACTGACCTTTTCTAATGCCATGCTCTATAATCCTGCTGATAATAGCGTCTACAAAATGGCAgtgaaattaaacaaaatttttgagaaaaGATGGGATCCTCTCGAA CTCACAAAGACAGGTCACAACTGCACAAGGAAGTCATCAGGAGAAGATTTCCAAAATG GAATTGACAGTCATAGGAGAAATGCTTGTGGCTCTGCCAATGCCAAGTTTCCATTGATTGCTCACAAATGCAGTGGATGTGGCAGTATAATCTGCCACTGCAGCCTACCATGTGACCTAACCCATGCGTCCTCAAGTG ATTTATCCTCAGAAAGATCATTGGATAGAGATCATCATGTATGCAGTGTTGATGTTTCCAGACAG GACTGTCAGGAAAAAAGAACGTCAGTATCCCAAGTGAGCAAGTCAGATGTGGATTCTGATG GGACTGTAAGCGCTTTGGACTATGAAAACGCTTGTCACATTTCGCAGTCTACAGTTCCTTCCACAGATGCTGTTCCCAAAGGAG AAGGGTATCCTCCAATTGTTGATGTACAGCTGTCACCAAAGAAGGCTCTCCGTGTAGCAATGATGAAAAGCCGCTTTGCAGAAACCATTTTAAAAGCACAACAGAAGACACAGCTTGACCAG GGTAATAAAGCTGATTTGTTAAGGATTCTGCAGGAAAAGGAAAGATTGGGAAGGAGGCAGCAAGAAG agATCGGTGTGATCAAAGCCCAGATTCGAGCTGCTGAAACTGTCACACGAATCAAAGAAGAATCACTGAAACAACAATGGGAAAGAGAAAGGGAAGCTATGCGTGCTGCACTTCAGAAG ATGAAAAAGACAGTTGATTTCGGAGACAGCTTGTGGACTCAAAAAGAGTTCGATGCCTTAATTGGATCTTCTGCGCCTCATCATGGATCTCTTGTTAGACAGTAA
- the LOC121267375 gene encoding codeine O-demethylase-like, with the protein MTSSKQESTLATTTHLLVSIEEELSKDPNIKVPERYTRIDHHQDPPALATPSFQYPISTIDMKQLVSPEAEDFELEKLHSICMECGLFQLVNHGVSSSLMEKLNDEIEGFFKLPLEEKMKVKVRPGDVEGFGTVVRSDDQKLDWGDKIYLIVNPIHRRKPYLFPELPSSLRETLESYLLELQKLSMTLFRYLGKALMIETGEMEELFEDGMQSVRITRYPPCPQPELVLGLTPHSDATGITILHQINGVEGLQMKRDGIWIPVSFLPDAFVVNVGDLLEILSNGVYKSVEHRVTVNSMRERMSIGVFFNPKFEAEIGPSSALLNSNNPPLFRRVGMEKYVKDFFSRRLNGKAYLEHMRIKAGEGNMN; encoded by the exons ATGACATCGTCAAAGCAAGAGAGCACTTTGGCTACTACTACTCATTTACTTGTGAGCATCGAGGAGGAGCTCTCCAAAGACCCTAATATCAAAGTCCCAGAACGCTATACTCGCATTGATCATCATCAGGACCCTCCAGCTTTAGCAACCCCCAGCTTCCAATATCCGATCTCCACAATTGACATGAAACAACTTGTTTCTCCGGAGGCCGAGGACTTTGAACTTGAGAAGTTGCACTCAATTTGCATGGAATGCGGACTCTTTCAG TTGGTAAACCATGGAGTTAGCTCTTCACTCATGGAGAAGCTGAATGATGAGATTGAAGGATTCTTCAAGCTTCCCttggaagaaaaaatgaaggtcAAGGTAAGACCAGGTGATGTTGAAGGCTTTGGAACCGTGGTCCGTTCCGATGACCAAAAGCTTGACTGGGGTGATAAGATCTATTTGATTGTAAACCCTATTCATCGAAGAAAGCCATATCTTTTCCCAGAACTCCCTTCATCTctgag AGAAACATTGGAGTCTTACTTATTGGAGTTGCAAAAACTTTCCATGACACTGTTCCGATATCTGGGAAAGGCCCTCATGATAGAAACGGGAGAGATGGAGGAGCTGTTTGAAGATGGAATGCAATCTGTGAGAATTACTCGCTATCCTCCCTGCCCACAACCAGAGCTGGTTTTGGGTCTCACGCCTCATTCGGATGCAACTGGCATTACAATCCTTCACCAAATTAATGGAGTCGAAGGTCTTCAAATGAAGAGAGATGGGATTTGGATTCCTGTAAGCTTCCTCCCAGATGCCTTCGTCGTGAATGTAGGAGACCTTCTTGAG ATTTTGAGCAATGGGGTCTATAAAAGCGTCGAGCACAGGGTAACTGTGAATTCAATGAGAGAGAGGATGTCGATTGGTGTGTTCTTCAACCCAAAATTTGAAGCAGAGATTGGACCATCGTCTGCTTTATTGAACTCAAATAACCCACCATTGTTTCGAAGGGTTGGAATGGAAAAGTATGTTAAGGATTTCTTCTCCCGGAGGCTCAACGGAAAGGCGTACTTGGAGCATATGAGAATCAAAGCCGGAGAGGGCAACATGAACTAA
- the LOC121266752 gene encoding transcription factor GTE12-like isoform X2, whose amino-acid sequence MIATETLVSSNKSGVQVSRKRKQTTSDKPSCKPGQPVPFTVEGTQSSTSDGRKKLEKRQRMDPSVTSRCSMILKTLMTHPVGWVFNQPVDPVALNIPDYLSIISNPMDLGTVKSKLEHNMYFSTEEFAADIRLTFSNAMLYNPADNSVYKMAVKLNKIFEKRWDPLELTKTGHNCTRKSSGEDFQNGIDSHRRNACGSANAKFPLIAHKCSGCGSIICHCSLPCDLTHASSSDLSSERSLDRDHHVCSVDVSRQDCQEKRTSVSQVSKSDVDSDGTVSALDYENACHISQSTVPSTDAVPKGEGYPPIVDVQLSPKKALRVAMMKSRFAETILKAQQKTQLDQEKERLGRRQQEEIGVIKAQIRAAETVTRIKEESLKQQWEREREAMRAALQKMKKTVDFGDSLWTQKEFDALIGSSAPHHGSLVRQ is encoded by the exons ATGATTGCGACTGAAACTCTTGTATCAAGCAATAAGTCCGGGGTCCAAGTCTccaggaaaagaaaacaaaccacTTCTGACAAGCCATCATGTAAGCCAGGGCAACCGGTACCATTTACTGTTGAAGGGACTCAAAGCAGTACTTCTGATGGCAGAAAGAAGTTGGAGAAGAGGCAACGGATGGATCCTAGTGTGACTTCACGCTGTTCAATGATTCTGAAGACACTGATGACTCATCCAGTTGGTTGGGTTTTCAACCAACCAGTGGATCCTGTGGCGTTAAACATTCCAGATTATCTTTCGATTATATCTAATCCCATGGATCTGGGAACAGTAAAGTCCAAACTGGAGCACAACATGTATTTTAGCACTGAAGAGTTTGCAGCTGACATTAGACTGACCTTTTCTAATGCCATGCTCTATAATCCTGCTGATAATAGCGTCTACAAAATGGCAgtgaaattaaacaaaatttttgagaaaaGATGGGATCCTCTCGAA CTCACAAAGACAGGTCACAACTGCACAAGGAAGTCATCAGGAGAAGATTTCCAAAATG GAATTGACAGTCATAGGAGAAATGCTTGTGGCTCTGCCAATGCCAAGTTTCCATTGATTGCTCACAAATGCAGTGGATGTGGCAGTATAATCTGCCACTGCAGCCTACCATGTGACCTAACCCATGCGTCCTCAAGTG ATTTATCCTCAGAAAGATCATTGGATAGAGATCATCATGTATGCAGTGTTGATGTTTCCAGACAG GACTGTCAGGAAAAAAGAACGTCAGTATCCCAAGTGAGCAAGTCAGATGTGGATTCTGATG GGACTGTAAGCGCTTTGGACTATGAAAACGCTTGTCACATTTCGCAGTCTACAGTTCCTTCCACAGATGCTGTTCCCAAAGGAG AAGGGTATCCTCCAATTGTTGATGTACAGCTGTCACCAAAGAAGGCTCTCCGTGTAGCAATGATGAAAAGCCGCTTTGCAGAAACCATTTTAAAAGCACAACAGAAGACACAGCTTGACCAG GAAAAGGAAAGATTGGGAAGGAGGCAGCAAGAAG agATCGGTGTGATCAAAGCCCAGATTCGAGCTGCTGAAACTGTCACACGAATCAAAGAAGAATCACTGAAACAACAATGGGAAAGAGAAAGGGAAGCTATGCGTGCTGCACTTCAGAAG ATGAAAAAGACAGTTGATTTCGGAGACAGCTTGTGGACTCAAAAAGAGTTCGATGCCTTAATTGGATCTTCTGCGCCTCATCATGGATCTCTTGTTAGACAGTAA